One region of Vairimorpha necatrix chromosome 10, complete sequence genomic DNA includes:
- a CDS encoding trehalase yields the protein MYWKIIYFITLILGTIVNSETYQDVICLLNFFDKSKDLKYNVDLELSCNLEELEMAKQEILTKHQTNIKTIKKTFLKDGIKSIQHLEEDVEILKKKYFYQAIDSLESVDITTDVPEWILSLEGIQKIMCCRVFKLYKEYFKKYKHLEDSDQNTFIKFDGIICVLGGRFNEMYYWDTYWIIVGLLECDMENEAFDLIKSFVSIIKNLGFIPNGTRKYYLNRTQPPYFTHMLNAIYNKTSNSEIKEFIINQGLDAALIEYDFFMSKRSVTFKNHTLNLYKVTKNTPRIEVYKYDLMTFVESGKNKDIYSNLASGAESGWDFSSRWLLDGKNLHTIDIINIIPVDLNSIMLRNEIIFVKLLRERKLTEDVCNKIKSLEMAILNRKKAMNDILWNNKEKTFNDLNIKNKKYTNSRFYISNIYPLYWNSDIKPLEKYSILLKYKKELFGYEGGIPVSGEYDGNITGHQWDFPNAWAPCTQLFIDFLLKNNERTMALHVAKSYYMSVKKQFIESKLFFEKYNCLFLGEEGKGGEYPVQNGFGWTNGTLIYIIKIFKTELEEEFDHMGSYNKISDYLTKKVEYLERDVNLRFK from the coding sequence ATGTATTGgaagataatttattttataactttAATATTAGGTACTATTGTAAATAGCGAAACTTATCAGGATGTTATATGTCTCTTGAACTTTTTTGACAAAagtaaagatttaaaatataatgtaGATCTAGAACTCTCGTGTAACCTAGAAGAGCTGGAGATGGCAAAACAAGAAATACTTACTAAACATCAAACTAACATAAAAACCATAAAGAAAACCTTTCTAAAAGATGGTATAAAATCAATTCAGCACTTGGAAGAGGATGTtgaaatattgaaaaaaaaatatttttatcaagcTATAGACTCTCTTGAAAGTGTCGATATAACGACCGACGTACCAGAATGGATTTTATCACTCGAGggaattcaaaaaattatgtgtTGTAGAGTTTTTAAACTTTacaaagaatattttaaaaaatacaaacaTTTAGAAGATTCAGACCaaaatacatttattaaatttgacGGTATTATCTGTGTTTTGGGAGGAAGGTTTAATGAGATGTATTATTGGGATACTTACTGGATAATTGTTGGGCTATTAGAATGCGACATGGAAAATGAAGCTTTTGATTTGATTAAGAGTTTCGTCagtataattaaaaacttGGGATTTATACCAAATGGTactagaaaatattatttaaacaGAACACAGCCTCCATACTTTACACATATGTTAAACGccatatataataaaacttcAAATTCcgaaattaaagaattcATTATAAACCAAGGACTAGACGCAGCGTTGAtagaatatgattttttcaTGAGTAAAAGATCAgtaacatttaaaaatcatacTCTAAATTTGTACAAAgtaacaaaaaatactcCAAGAATAGAGGTTTACAAATATGATCTAATGACATTTGTGGAGTCGGGAAAGAACAAAGACATTTACAGCAATTTAGCCAGTGGAGCAGAATCTGGTTGGGATTTTTCTTCTAGATGGTTACTTGATGGAAAAAATCTTCATACTattgatattataaatattattcctgttgatttaaattcaataatGTTACGCAATGAAATAATATTCGTAAAACTTTTACGCGAAAGAAAGTTAACAGAAGATGTCTGCAATAAGATCAAATCACTAGAGATGGCGATACTTAACAGAAAAAAGGCAATGAATGATATATTATggaataataaagaaaaaacttttaatgatttaaatattaaaaacaagaaatacACTAATTCACGGTTTTATATATCGAATATTTATCCTTTATATTGGAATTCTGATATTAAACCACTcgaaaaatattctattttattaaaatataaaaaggaaTTATTTGGTTACGAAGGTGGAATACCTGTCAGTGGAGAATATGATGGAAATATTACAGGACACCAATGGGATTTCCCAAATGCTTGGGCACCATGCACACaactttttattgattttcttttgaaaaataatgaaagaaCTATGGCGCTACATGTTGCAAAATCATATTATATGTCcgtaaaaaaacaatttattgAAAGTAAACTGTTTTTCGAAAAATATAactgtttatttttaggaGAAGAAGGCAAAGGTGGAGAATATCCGGTTCAAAATGGGTTTGGATGGACTAATGGtacattaatttatataatcaaGATTTTTAAGACTGAATTAGAGGAAGAATTCGATCACATGGGttcttataataaaatttctgatTATCTAACCAAAAAAGttgaatatttagaaaGGGACGTGAATTTGAGGTTTAagtaa
- a CDS encoding tRNA pseudouridine synthase 1 (PUS1), with amino-acid sequence MKIKVGLCIGYNGNGYSGLQLNGDLNTIEKAISECLFECSAIKESNAKDPSKIHLKSASRTDKGVHAAFNLVCCKIECEITKELISNLKEKLLTRNIYLYKIVRLTKSFIPNKLSLSRIYEYIVPTYFLKRQNFLKEIDELTNKDLKTDKTIKREYTEEDIKHIIGSKANEEDIDKFKEIFTKFLGTKNFHNFTTMSNPKGKQRHIKDIKYSDTYNIDGIEYIKIRMEGQSFLLHQIRKMTYFAILLTRYNRENYETIFEKAFSLEYLHIPKGPGEYLLLDSPLFMEIKDKGKMTDTLDVDHEEKEKYKKNIVYNIIHTKSNLYSFLFSLDASKFHNDKLNYLK; translated from the coding sequence ATGAAAATCAAAGTTGGTCTATGTATAGGATATAATGGAAATGGATACAGTGGTCTACAGCTAAATGGAGATCTAAATACTATAGAAAAGGCCATATCTGAGTGCCTATTTGAATGTTCTGCTATTAAAGAAAGTAATGCCAAAGATCCATCAAAAATCCATCTAAAATCTGCTTCACGTACAGACAAAGGAGTGCACGCTGCTTTTAATCTTGTTTGTTGTAAAATAGAGTGCGAAATTACTAAAGAATTAATAagtaatttaaaagaaaaacttCTAACTAGAAATATATATCTATATAAGATAGTAAGATTAACAAAATCATTTATACCAAACAAATTATCCTTATCAAGAATTTATGAATACATAGTCCCAACTTATTTCctaaaaagacaaaattttttaaaggaaATCGACGAACTAACTAACAAAGATTTAAAGACtgataaaacaattaaGAGGGAATATACAgaagaagatataaaacACATTATTGGTTCAAAAGCGAATGAAGAAGATATTgacaaatttaaagaaatttttacaaaatttttaggcactaaaaattttcataattttacaACAATGAGTAATCCAAAGGGGAAGCAACGCCATattaaagatataaaatattctgATACATATAATATAGACGGaatagaatatataaaaatcagaATGGAAGGTCAAAGCTTTTTATTACATCAAATTAGGAAAATGACATATTTTGCTATACTTTTGACTAGATACAATAGAGAAAACTACGAAAcgatttttgaaaaagcATTTTCCTTAGAATATTTGCACATTCCTAAAGGACCAGGGGAATATTTGCTACTTGATTCGCCACTTTTCATGGAAATAAAAGACAAAGGAAAAATGACTGATACACTTGATGTTGATCATGAAGAAAAGGAaaaatacaagaaaaaCATAGTGTATAACATTATACACACAAAAAGCAACTTAtattcttttcttttttctctGGATGCCTCAAAGTTTCATAATGATAAGCTCAACTatcttaaataa